ACAGCGTGCTGACCAGCAACCCGCCCACGACGACCGAACCCAGGCCCCGGTACATCTCCGAGCCCGCGCCGGGGAACAGCACCAGGGGCAGCATGCCGCCCACGCTGGTGAGCGTGCCCATGAAGATGGGGCGGATGCGGCTGGTGGTGGCGCGGGCGATGGCCTCGTGGGCGTGCTCGACGTCGACCGCCGGGTCCTTGAGCGGGTCCTTCTCCATGAAGTTGAGGCTCTGGTGCACGATCAGGATCGCGTTGTTCACCACGATGCCCACCAGGATCACGAAGCCCAGGATCGTCAGCACGTCCAGGTTCTGCGGGGCGATCGTCGGGTCGGCCGCCGACACGGCGTGCACCCACGCCAAGGCGGCGAACCCGCCCACCACGGCCAGCGGCACCGTGAACATGATGACCAGCGGGTACAGGAAGCTCTCGAAGAGCGCGCACATCAGCAGGTACACCACCGCGAGCGCCCATACGAAACGGGCGGTCAGCATGGTCGGGTAGCTGGCCAGGCCGCCGAAGAGCAGCAGGAAGATGGCCCCCACCAGCACCAGGCCGATGGCCCCGTAGGCGTAGAAGAGCTTCTTGCGGCGCACGGCGATCGCGAGCGTGACCACCGCGAGCGCCAGCCCGCCCACCTGGGCGATCCAGCCGAAGATCCACAGGGCCCGCGTGGGCGTGCCGGCAGCGGCGCCGTTGGTGGCTTCTCCGCCAAGCCCGAACATCGCCTGCTGCACCTCGTCGAGCTTGGCGGCGGTGCCCTCCATCCTGATGCGCATGGTCGAGTCGATCTGGCCGCTGGCGCGCAGGGGCGTGATGATCTCCTCGCGGATGACCTGGATGACTTCGGCCACCGGCACGCCCTCGGGCGGGCGCACGTTGATGGTGACGCTGGGCAGTTCCTCGACGCGGCTGATCTCCTGGGGGGCCAGGCCGCGTCTGATGTCCACCACGCTGTCGATGGGCACCACCGGACCGGCGGGCGTGGCGATGGGGATGCTGAGCATCTTCTCCATGTATTCCAGCCGGCCGCCGAAGGGCAGCATCACCAGGTCCACCTGCTCGCCGTCCAGCTGGTAGTCGCCCACGAAGACGCCGTCGAAGAGGCCTCGCACGGCGAGCCCGACGCCCTCGGTGGTCAGCCCCAGGTCTCGCCCGACGTTGTTGATCTCGGCGCGGACCTCGGGCTGCTCGAGCGTGAAGTTCGCCGGGCTGGGCTGGACGCGGCCGTACCCGTACTTGCCCGCCGCGGCCATGAAGGCCTGCTGGGCGACGCTCTTGACCTTGTCCAGGTTGGGCCCGCTGATCTCGATGTCGATTGTGCCGCCGCCCGCGGCGCCGCGGCCGAAGAGCGAAGCCTGGCTCGCGCCGCCAAAGATGTCGCTGTTGAGCTGGTTGAACGTGTTGGTGAGGATCTGGCCAACGGGGATCACCACACGCTCGTTGGCGCTGGTCGCGCCGGCGAACATCTGCGTGCCGAAGGCGCCGATGAAGAAGTTCTCGATCGCCACCGGTTCGTACGCGGGCATCTCGCCCGTTTCGGGATCCGGCGCGTAGCCATACGGAATCTTGGGCAGGCCCGACGCATCGGTACCGCCGATCTGCTGGGTGGTGTAGGGACCGACCTGCGCCTCCATGCGCTCGGCAAGTTCGGTGCGTGCTTCCACGCTCAGGCCCGGGGGCAGCAGCAGCCCGCCGAAGACCAGGTTGCGGTTACCCGCGGGCAGGTAGTCCAGCGGCGGCATGAGCACCCACGAGAGCAACAGGCTGGCCGCGGTGAGCACGACGATGGCGAGCGGACGCAGCGTTGCGCCGCGCCAGGCGCCCATGAGCCACGCGATGCCGCGACCGAATGCCGCGGTTGCGGCCGTCCCGAGCGTTGCAAGCCCGCCCAACGAACGGATGGCTCGCCCGGCCCGAGTCTTGGGTCGGCTCGGCTCGCCCAGCCACGCCGCGCTGGCCGAGGGAATCACCGTCAGGGAGACGATGAGCGAGAGCGAGACCGCGCCCACGATGGCCAGCGAGATATCGCGGAACAGCTGGCCCGCTTCTTCCTGGATGGTCAGGATGGGCACGAACACCACGACGGTGGTCAGGGTGGAGGCCAACACCGCACCCCAGACTTCCTTGGCGCCCTCGTATGCCGCGACGGCCGGCTTCTTGCCCATGGCGCGGTGGCGGTCGATGTTCTCGAGCACCACGATCGCGTTGTCGACCACCATGCCCACCGCGAACGCCAGGCCTGCCAGCGAGATGACGTTCAGCGTACGCCCGAGCCCCAGCAGCACGAGGAACGTGCCGATGACAGAGATCGGGATGGCCAGGGCAATCACCAGCGTGGCGGGAACGCTTCGCAGGAAGATCAGCAGGACCAGGCCGGCCAGGATGCCGCCGATCCACAGGTTCTCGAGCACCAGATCGATCGCCGAGCTGATGTACGTCGTCTCGTCATACACCTGCCGCATGCGCAGGTAGGGCCCGACCTCGGGGTGGAGGTTGGGCAGGATGTCCTGGCGGATCTGGTCGAGCTGCTCGCGCATATCCGTCATGACCTCGACCACGTTGGCGTCGGTCTGTCGCAATGCGTTGATGGCAAGGCACGGCTGGCCGAGCGAGCGCACGAAGCCACGCGGCTTCTCATGGCTGAGCTCGACCGTGCCGATGTCGCGCAAGTAGACGGGCTTGCCATCGCGATAGGCCACGATGGTGTCGAGCACCTGCTGCGGATCGCTGAACTGCCCGATCACCCGGACGCGATAGTCGCGCTTGCCCTCGGCGAGCGTCCCGGCCGAGACATTGCGGTTCTCGCCCCGCAGGGCGTCATAGACGTTGACGTGGTTGAGCCCGCGCTGGGCCATGGCGTAGGGATCAAGCAGGACGCGGACCTCGCGCTCCCGCCCGCCGTAAACGTTGACCTCCGCCACGCCGCCCACGCGCTCGAGGAACGGTCGGATCTCCCGATCCACCGGGTCGAACAGGGTCGTGATGTCGAAGTCCTTGAACCGGTCGATGTGCTCCGGATCGATGTCGATGATGATCCAGGCGATGGCGTTCTCGGGCCCGCCGCTCGTGTCGGCGATGATTGGTTCGTCGACCTCTTCGGGATAATCGGGCACCTGGCGGAGGGCGTCCGAGACCTCCTGGAGCGCCCGGTCGATGCTGGTGCCGATGTAGTACTCCAGCGTGATGGACGCCGAGCCCTCGCTGCTCAGGGAACGCATCGACTTGAGATTCGAGACGTTCTTGAGCTGCTCTTCCTGTTCCTTGGTGACCTCATCGACGACTTCCTGCGGGCTGCGGCCCGGCCAGTTGGTCGTCACGGTGATGATCGGCCGATCCACCGTGGGCGTAAGCTGGATCGGGATGGCGCCCATCCCGATCAGCCCGAACATGACGACGATGAGAACGGCAACGACCACGCCCACCGGGCGCTGGATCGCAAGTCGAACGAAATCCACGGGTCACGCCCCTCCGGCCGGATCGCCGCCCGTCGCGGCACCGGCGTCTTGCTCCCCCGAGCCTTGTGCGGCCTGCTGGTCGCTTGGAAGATTCACGATGTTGAGCGGTTGCATGGGGAACATTCGCTCGTTGCCTTCGACGACCACCATGGCGCCCGGAGGCATCGCCCCCGCACGGATCGCCACGCGATCGCCGGCGGCGAACAGCCGCGTGACCCGGGCGGGTGCTGCAGCGAAACCGCCATCCTGCCCGGCAACGGCAAAGTACACGTACTCTCCCGCGTCGTCGCGCAACATGGCGTCCTTGTGCACCGTCAGCGTCGGCTCCGTCACGCCCGTGGGCGTCAGACCGATCACGCTCATGCCCGGGCGGAACCGTTCCTCTTCGTTCGCGAGGACAACCCGGACGGGAAACAGCCGGCTCCTCGGATCGGCATCGGGAACGATCGTGAATCGCTCGGCCTCGACCTCGTCGCCCGTGGCCGGCACCCGGACGCGGACGCGACCATCCTCGCGCGTCAGGCGATCGATGAGCCGCTCGGGCACGTCGATCCATGCCTCGACGGTTTCGAGGGAAACCATCTCAGCGACGGTGTCTCCTCCCCCCAGCCACTGACCCGCTTCGGCCACGCGGCGCACGATGCGGCCGCCGAACGGTGCCCGCACGATCATGTCTTCGACACGGGTCTGGGCCAGATCGACGAGCACCTCGTTGAGCACGACGTCTGCGCGGGCCGCGGCCAGCCTCGCCTCGGCGGCCTGGAGGTCGGTGCGGGCCTGGTCGACCTCGCGCTCGTTTCCGCCGCCGCGGTCAAACGTCTGCTGGACGCGCTCCAGGTCTCGCTTGGCGTTCTCGACGAGTGCTTCGCGTTCGGCAACCACGGCTTTTACGCTCTCGAGCACGGCGCGGGCGCGGCGGAGTTCGAGCGCAGCTCGCTTGTCATCCAGTCGTGCGATGACTTGACCGGCTTGGACCTTGTCGCCCTCGCGCACCAGCACGTCAGCGACCAGTCCTTCTTCCTCGGCGGCCAGCACGCTCCGTCGGGCCGCACGTATCTGTCCGGTCGATTCGCGCCACGTCTCGAGCGGCTGGCTGCGGGCCTGGTCGATGCGCACCGTCGCGGGAGGCGCCTGTGCGAGACCGACATCGATTCCGAAGAAGAACACCCCCAGCGCCGCCAAGAAGACGGCCGCATTCCATCGCATCAGTTGTCCTCCGAGGCTTGTCGCTTCGAGAGCGACGCCCCCTCCATCAGATACATGCCGTACAGCCACTTGCCGCGAACGAACGGATCGACTTTCAAGCGTCCGCTCAAGACGCCAAACTGCGGCCGGCTCTCGATCGGCGCCGCGAGCGATACTTCGATGGCATCATACGGGGTCGGGGGGACGCCGAGGCAGCATCCATCCCATGGATGCTGCATCAGGAGCAATTCGCTGACAAATCGCTCGGCGAATGGGATTGCGAGGTTGCCCTCGAACCGCACCCACTGACCATCGAACATCGTCACCCGCTCGGGCAATACCAGTCGCCCGCGCGAGGGATTAAACGTCTCGCTCGCGGACACCAATAGATCCCACGGCAGCACGTAAGGATCGGCCTGCGTCCCCGCGCCGGGAACCGTAAAGCGATCATCGACACGCAGTTGTCCGTCCACGACTTCGATCTGGGCGGGTCGAACGTCGAACCCGGCGAACTTCTCGGGCGCCGGGCCAAAGCCCTCCGGCCGCGGCATCGCACGGATTTCGGCCCAGAGGTCTTCGGTTTCGGGCGGCGGCCGGGTCGACTCAACGCTCGTACCTGCCGTCCACTCTGTCAGCGTAAGTCCGGGTAGAGGATCCACGCGCAGCAATCGCTCGGCGCCAAACGCCTGAGCCTGCCCGTCGGGCCCGCGCGCGACGTACCCGGCGAGCTTGCCGGTCTCGTTCAGCAACGCCGCGCCCAGACGCTCCGACGTGACAGGCTCGGCGAGCACCACGCGGACGACCTGATCCATCACGCGAACCCGTGCGACGCGGAGCACCTCGGTCGCGTGACTGGGATCTTCGGCGCCCGGATTCGTGGGACGGTCGATCAAGAGCAGCTTCTCGTCGGGAAACGGCTCGAGGATGGCAATCTGGAAGCCGCGCATCAATTCGCTGGGCAGATCGACGGTGAGCAGCACAAGATCGATTTCCGGAACGTCGGCGACGATGCGCTCGATTTCGAAGCGCTGGCCGGTGTCCAGGACGACTTCGCCCCGAACCGCACCCTCGACCACCGACCTGGGTGCTGCCAGGCGCCCGGGCCCGACGAAGAAGCCCGTAA
This portion of the Phycisphaerales bacterium genome encodes:
- a CDS encoding efflux RND transporter permease subunit, with translation MDFVRLAIQRPVGVVVAVLIVVMFGLIGMGAIPIQLTPTVDRPIITVTTNWPGRSPQEVVDEVTKEQEEQLKNVSNLKSMRSLSSEGSASITLEYYIGTSIDRALQEVSDALRQVPDYPEEVDEPIIADTSGGPENAIAWIIIDIDPEHIDRFKDFDITTLFDPVDREIRPFLERVGGVAEVNVYGGREREVRVLLDPYAMAQRGLNHVNVYDALRGENRNVSAGTLAEGKRDYRVRVIGQFSDPQQVLDTIVAYRDGKPVYLRDIGTVELSHEKPRGFVRSLGQPCLAINALRQTDANVVEVMTDMREQLDQIRQDILPNLHPEVGPYLRMRQVYDETTYISSAIDLVLENLWIGGILAGLVLLIFLRSVPATLVIALAIPISVIGTFLVLLGLGRTLNVISLAGLAFAVGMVVDNAIVVLENIDRHRAMGKKPAVAAYEGAKEVWGAVLASTLTTVVVFVPILTIQEEAGQLFRDISLAIVGAVSLSLIVSLTVIPSASAAWLGEPSRPKTRAGRAIRSLGGLATLGTAATAAFGRGIAWLMGAWRGATLRPLAIVVLTAASLLLSWVLMPPLDYLPAGNRNLVFGGLLLPPGLSVEARTELAERMEAQVGPYTTQQIGGTDASGLPKIPYGYAPDPETGEMPAYEPVAIENFFIGAFGTQMFAGATSANERVVIPVGQILTNTFNQLNSDIFGGASQASLFGRGAAGGGTIDIEISGPNLDKVKSVAQQAFMAAAGKYGYGRVQPSPANFTLEQPEVRAEINNVGRDLGLTTEGVGLAVRGLFDGVFVGDYQLDGEQVDLVMLPFGGRLEYMEKMLSIPIATPAGPVVPIDSVVDIRRGLAPQEISRVEELPSVTINVRPPEGVPVAEVIQVIREEIITPLRASGQIDSTMRIRMEGTAAKLDEVQQAMFGLGGEATNGAAAGTPTRALWIFGWIAQVGGLALAVVTLAIAVRRKKLFYAYGAIGLVLVGAIFLLLFGGLASYPTMLTARFVWALAVVYLLMCALFESFLYPLVIMFTVPLAVVGGFAALAWVHAVSAADPTIAPQNLDVLTILGFVILVGIVVNNAILIVHQSLNFMEKDPLKDPAVDVEHAHEAIARATTSRIRPIFMGTLTSVGGMLPLVLFPGAGSEMYRGLGSVVVGGLLVSTLFTLLLTPLLFSLVIDMRVGARRALARSPRSGDTPVAGATPQPA
- a CDS encoding efflux RND transporter periplasmic adaptor subunit gives rise to the protein MRWNAAVFLAALGVFFFGIDVGLAQAPPATVRIDQARSQPLETWRESTGQIRAARRSVLAAEEEGLVADVLVREGDKVQAGQVIARLDDKRAALELRRARAVLESVKAVVAEREALVENAKRDLERVQQTFDRGGGNEREVDQARTDLQAAEARLAAARADVVLNEVLVDLAQTRVEDMIVRAPFGGRIVRRVAEAGQWLGGGDTVAEMVSLETVEAWIDVPERLIDRLTREDGRVRVRVPATGDEVEAERFTIVPDADPRSRLFPVRVVLANEEERFRPGMSVIGLTPTGVTEPTLTVHKDAMLRDDAGEYVYFAVAGQDGGFAAAPARVTRLFAAGDRVAIRAGAMPPGAMVVVEGNERMFPMQPLNIVNLPSDQQAAQGSGEQDAGAATGGDPAGGA